A portion of the Homalodisca vitripennis isolate AUS2020 chromosome 2, UT_GWSS_2.1, whole genome shotgun sequence genome contains these proteins:
- the LOC124353517 gene encoding transcription factor Adf-1-like encodes MIEDELLIELVKAHPFLYDPNDPDYHDNRRRERTWYEISENLESFTAADCRRRWIQLRDSYRKTLQKKIRTPGEGSKRPWKYETIMKFILPHMIERKRLPNPDHESDESVDSASQQQILEDGVLLVEESLEESQDVKYQPEVPLHDDTRTPRLKVDLSRDRSRSPVEGSKAKNSTKPAKRNSLSTILQRYVHSKTNRRDESDLVDDDALSSFFKAMEKTVRNFSAPMQIEVKGKIANLVNEYELKDYNTKDKTPSTSTPSHPTQ; translated from the exons ATGATTGAAGACGAGTTGTTGATTGAGCTGGTGAAGGCTCACCCCTTCCTGTACGACCCGAACGATCCCGACTACCACGACAATAGGCGGAGGGAGAGAACATGGTATGAGATATCAGAAAACTTGGAGTCCTTCACAG CCGCTGATTGCCGCAGACGCTGGATTCAACTGAGGGACAGTTACCGAAAGACCTTACAGAAGAAGATCAGAACCCCGGGAGAAGGAAGTAAACGCCCATGGAAGTACGAAACAATCATGAAATTCATCCTGCCTCACATGATAGAAAGAAAGCGATTGCCCAATCCGGACCATGAGTCTGATGAGAGCGTCGATTCAGCCAGCCAACAGCAAATCCTGGAGGATGGCGTCCTGTTGGTGGAGGAGAGTTTGGAGGAATCACAGGATGTAAAGTACCAACCTGAAGTTCCTCTCCACGATGACACCAGAACTCCCCGACTGAAGGTGGATCTTTCCAGAGATCGTTCCCGATCGCCTGTGGAAGGTTCTAAGGCTAAGAACTCGACAAAACCCGCCAAACGAAATTCCTTATCAACCATTCTACAAAGATACGTACATTCCAAAACGAACAGAAGAGATGAATCGGACCTGGTGGATGATGATGCCTTATCGAGTTTCTTCAAAGCAATGGAAAAAACAGTTCGCAATTTTTCTGCCCCGATGCAGATTGAAGTGAAGGGGAAAATTGCAAACCTTGTTAATGAGTACGAACTGAAGGATTATAACACTAAAGATAAAACACCTTCAACTTCAACTCCCAGTCATCCAACTCAAtag